atgaagctttcgaagctggagcttttgtaaataaagcttttgaagctgattgacatgagtgatgctcatgaatgtttatgttgattgacatgagtgatgctcatggatgttgtcatgagtgatgctcatgaatgttaacatgagtgatgctcatgaatgttgacatgaatgatgctcatgaatgtttatgtatgaatgacatgagtagtgctcatgtataatttggagtactaggcgtacttttgatcacctggttggtggcatgaaggagagtacgagttgtacatttcatcacctggttggtggcatgaatggctagttgccaaattagagtacgggttgtacatctcattacctggttggtggcatgaatggctagttgccaaattagagtacgggttgtacatctcatcaccggttggtggcatgaatggctagttgccaaatgatattagagtacgagttgtacatttcatcacctgattggtgataatgaatggctagttgccaaatgatattagagtacgggttatacatttcatcacctggttggtggtaatagcggcgagTTGCCGAATagttttgggcttatgggctttcgccctccacaacatgccagcccatttgtttttgggcttttccgtttttttttattttttatttttttatattaccctttgatggggtttatacagatgtctccgaaagataagaaaaataaatcacatcatacaaaaacaagaaaagtaaatcacatcattctggtggggagtttattccttgcttttgctttctcttttgctttcgcTTTCTTGGAGGACCGTTCTTTTTAGGAATAATGGTGCTCGGTGTCTTGTCAATCCAATGTCCCAAGGCACTGACACAAGGAGATGCTGGGACCTTGTAGTGGGATGGCAACTTGGCATCATTAAGTGTCTGAATTCCTTTATCATCATGGTCGCGGAACCACTTTCCAGCTGTTTGTTTAAAGAAAAACTGCTTTACCTTTactgcttttgtttctgtttcttttgACAAGCTGATGGGTGGACAAGATGGTATGGGTCGGATTTAGCACATGCGGAGAGTTATTCCCTTTATCCAAGTGGGTTGTTAAAGATAACCCATTACTGCATTATTCTTAGGGCTGTGATGATGATGCAGTTGGAGATTGTGCAGAGATACGGAAGACCAAGAAGAAGACTTGGCTCTCAGCTTTGTACGAAATGGGATTACCATTGCAATAGGCAAGCTTTGCAGTAGATCTCTATCATTTTCGATCATCATCCATCCATCATTTATTAATTTTGGATCTCCTCCGTTTCGTCCTTTAACATCACACGATGATGATCATCTAGCTTCCAAATCATGGCAGTCAGACTGTAACAAAAGTCCTCTATATCAAGAGGTCGTTAACTCAGCCAAGATCCGGATCTGAATCGTCGGCTGCCACCGAAATCTTCTTGACAACAATAACTTTTGACAACAGTAACTTGGGCCTCTGACCCTTTCAGCTGCAAGCCTCTGAGCCTTCTGGAATTCTTTAAGTACGGTCTTTCACGAACTGCCCAATATGCGCCCTTGTCTTATGCAGCTTGTCTCGGAGTTGAAGGGTGTCTCCGGGGGTGTCGGGCAGAACTCCGACGACTCGCTTGCGAGCAGAAACAGCCGGTGAACTATCACCTTTTCGATCGGCGAGCCTAGGGCTGCCCATGCCGGACGCTTCACTTCCAACTTCATTGCAGAAGTTCCAAGCTTCCAACGTAACTCTCACATTTGGGTTCCTCATTCCTGGGTCTCCTATTGCCGACGTGTACTCGCCCGACTCCGAGTCCGAGACATAGTCACCCAAATTCGACACAAACAGTTGACAAACAAGAACATAAAGAACAACATAAGCTGACCCGACACGGCGACCCATCATTTCAAACCGTGAAGGACTGCGGGGAAGAAGTGGAGCATCTGGTCGCGGGAAGCGAGCTTCATCGGTTTTTGTGGTTTTTGGTTGGTCAgcacaaaacagaaaattaatattaaatccCGATGAAAACGATGAGGGTTTCAGAAATTGAGCAGCTTTATTCAAATTAGTGATTTGGGGTTTTGAGATTGACTTGGTTGGGCCCATTTTGGCTGTCAACTCCGGAAAACCGATCCACGACGGCAACATGGAGCCGAGAAATGCACTGCAGCGACTCCAACTCCAGAAAATCTGAGAGGGAGCGACCGAGACTACTGGGAAAACCGAGAACCTGCGAAGTGATTTTCTGATGgagaggtttttttattttgtttttggcaGTTAGGATTGGGCTTGTGGGCCTGGGCATGATGACGAGCTCGTGTGTTGATTCACCGTTTTGCAGATTATGGGCTTGTGTTTTTAGCAGTTAGGATTTAACACTGTGAATTCTTCTACTGCTGGACCATGTACACGGAGTAGTTGACAGGAGGTTCTGggttcttgcagattcacagtggatgtgaaaaaatgaaagagaatcgaCGCAACTTtttgtatcgattcccacagacggcgccaaatgttgatgcacaaaaccggaggtcttggaacaacgtaaatccgaccgtgaatctgcaatgaaatgtaaatgacacaagatgtatcgtggttcaccccaaggtttgggctacgtccacactgattatgtatttatttgagggaatagagagggagagggtgagagcttctgagagcttctgagggtgagagaggggatctcaggcctaggaattggcctctccttaattgtgaggatgaggagtccttttatagaataaggactcttcacttattacatatttgccccttcccttattgcataattacatttgagtcccccgagtatttatacgaggtctaaatacggagaccctaaatatggtataaacaaagatcaacatctaattttagtcccttgatacattaataatGCACGTCCCGACCTCGATATTCTCTGAATAcccggataggcacgtgctggccgacacctgagggtgacgaaTGCCATTTATTGAATACTAGAGTAATGATTAGGAGGAAAAATTCATGAATAATCATTAGAATCTAGAAgtaataaacaaagtttaaggacgtgtctagagtgcacagaacacaatctaaaacaagatcactaaaggaaagatcattacaaAATATCACACAAGTGAGTGATAGATtgctactggtaggggaatgcctcgtacgttGTGTCGTAGCCCTCGTTTCTAAGActtgaatgggggcgcaaaagaaaggtgagtggaccaagttcatacacaataataataaaacagttatcatgatactaacccccacattttatataaagaaaactactagcataataagtgataagtttaatgaaaaacctagcatgccaaaaatatcttaAGAGACAtatcgtggaacacaaaatatcAAACGTCTCATAAATCGTCTCGTAGCGTAATGTTCTactagtaagatcactgaataaatatatcCCCCGGCCCTATGCCAGCACCGTGGTCTCTGCACCCGTAGCCAGATATTACCAACTcctggcccaatgcctgcttcGTGTCcatcagcccgtagctagggattatttctcccggcctatctgccaacaccagatcctcgccccaggtggcatagtgtccactaggtacgcacaaatagttacgcctctcataaataaccacttcatagtataaagtcatccatcgtctatactataaagaggggtttctaaaacatgttctagcatcatataatcatccatcagatagtctaccagttcaaggtttttatagaaaatacaatatattaaaatatagctcaatataggccaacaattaattcctcaccaaaacgaGACGATAAACAACGTATttcataaacatgcttaacataaaaatcagttcataaactcgtaaggcatgtattttatttatgcaattaaactaggaaattatgcaaattttagaaagggtccactTACAAATATTCCTTAGCAGTAGAGTTGTGCGGATAAGGATTAAGAATTTcctcactagcaacttcacctaagtacaaaaaatgtaataaataaataaaaggattttctaaaggatttgggcttgaactaaagaaaataaaggatttgggttgaatggttAAGGTCTAATGGGTTTTTAGGATCCTAAGGGTTTCTGGTTTTGGATAGGAATAAatgggtggtttgggcttgagcccaaacccacacacaatacatatacacacacacaccaacacATACATAAGCATGCACAacacacaaatacacacctgcacatacatacacacttaCACATGCACACACGCAACACACCACACACGGCACTACACACAcgctcacacacactcacaccaCGCACACACACGGACAAACATACACAACACACATACTGCGCAGCCCACTTTCACACACACAACGCACACACACTCACGGCCCAACACACACAACGCACACACACTCACGGcccaatacacacacacacagagacacgCACGGCCTGCAGGCCAATTAATAAAAAAGGGACTGGGCTGGTTCAAGACTGGGCTAAGGCTCGTGGGTGTTTGAGAATGACGGATGACCTGGTGGCTTTGGGTATGCTCGGGGAAGGACACCGGAGCTATTGTAGCTCTGGTCGACGACAAATGTTCAAACAACAGTCAAACCAAGTaccaaattgaagaggaaaaaaaatagttgaAATGATGGGAACAGAATTATACCACTTAGAGTCTCAACTGTGGTCGAGAATGGAGAGGTTGATCTTGGAACTCGTCGGGTTTTCTCGCCGGGttctagaaaacaaaaatataaggcATGCACTTATTAGAACCTTCATTTGAACTGAGAATAACTCAACAAAAATAGAAATAGAGTAGTGAGCCTCGCCTGAGTTCGAGTTTCAGAGGTTTGAAGCTCTTGGCTTCAATTGCAGAACACACAGAGGTGTTCTACCAACGCATGCATGGTTATAGTTGTGTTTCTCGAGCTCCTAGGATCCTAGATATGTGGTAAATCTGTTaggtttgattttgtttttcgaAGAGGAAAGAAACAAGAGCTCTCGGAGCTCTTGGAACTTGAGGTTTCccgtgagaaagagagagagaggtttgagATGGAAAGTTTTTAGGGAAAATAGGGAAGATAAGAGAGTCAAAGAGCTGCCACATGGCTGTTTAGGATAAAAAGGAACCTAGATCAACGGCTAGGATTAAAAGACAATAAGGGattaaattgatagatttaaaatatgttttaggggaaaatagaaataaattgaaaatatgGGGGTGATTGTAACAaataacctcatttattaattatttctctttttcttcctaatttttaatgtattaattttatttcattataattttcatttttatttcatttattgtaatatattttgttgtaaacatttagataaactaatttttgttttacaatatatttcgatgtactttgttttcttcatttaggtacattaaattcattataatacatttcggtgcatacatttaagtacacacatttcggtacatacatttcaatacaaacatttaggtacattaattcaatataatacatttcggtgcatacatttcagtacacacattttggtacattaatttaacataatacatTTGGGTGCATATATATTTcagtactaacatttaaatacattagttcAATATATTACATTTTAgtacacacatttaggtacattaattgagtctttcaagtttaaagaatgttaaataaaattaataaatttaaaaaaatctttttttggtaaaaaaataaattaaagtttGTATgtcaataaatttaaatatttaatggaagacattaaataaaatgcacattaattattttgaattaaggacacatcaagggattataatcaatatgtaatctaacaccaggtttatatgaaatttcaattttcttgaaGGTTAAAGTTACCCCTTTTTTAAATGGGTCATGATGTTCCAAAGTTTTCACATTACATTCTCAAGTTTTGAAATTGTATCAATTCATACTTTCTATCCATTTGAACATCTAAGGTCTTTTCTTGACCAAAAACATCTAAGGTCTTCCACAATTGGTTGGAAAATGAAATGTGATATCAATATTATAGGACTCAGATTTctataatggtaaaaaaaaatgagtGTAATGAGAGTGATTCGTATATTTTACTCCAATATATTGAACTCATATGTGATGTCAATACAACAAATGATAAGAAAGAGAAAATAAGTGACCTATcatacaaagaaagaaaaagaagagggtcACACATTCAATATATAAACTCATTCATATTAAACTCACCACACTCTAACATAGCGTAATACGAATCTAGCACGATGCATGATTAACCATTAAACTCACCAATATTACTTCATTCGTACCAAACATTTATGCGGGGAATGTGTATCAAATCTAGCAACCGTGTACTTCTGTCACAAGATATGgaacttatgatgattttttacagtccTGGTacgaaaagagagagagagagggagagagagagagagtcctaaagtttcaaaattttgtacTCTCTCTGCCCTCTTCGTCTTCCTCTATTTTCTAGGGCCTGTCGGCAGTTCAAAAGTTTCGAAAGTTATACTCTCTCTGCCCTCttcgtcttccttcttcttccactCCACTCTCTGACGAAATGGCAGCAGAcggagcagcagcagcagaagcGTCACCGCCCCGGTCACCGTTAAGCCGCATATACGAACAGAGAGAAGAAACCATGGTCTCTCTAAAACATGGTCAGAAACAAAAGAGGAGACTCGCAAGGTTTCTGAAGCCATGTGCCACCGGTTTTACCACCGCAGTGGGTCCCCCAAAAATTCCATTGCTCTGCGAGGTCTTTCCTCACGACCTCCAGCAATGGCCGTCGAAGGTGTTCTTCAAAGGGTGGAAGATTCCCCAGGGAAAGTGGGATGAATGGGTCGATAGGTTGGCCGGTAAGTACTGCTCCATCTGGAACCAGTCTGGAATCTGTGATGCAATTTTGAGCTCCAGATATGAAATCAGGGGAAACAACAAGAATGTGCTTCTCGGGTTGGTGGAGTTTTGGTCGCCGGAGACCAACACTTTTGTTTTCCCATGGGGGGAGGCCACCATTACGCTCGAAGATGTCATGGTTCTTGGCGGGTTTTCGGCCCTTGGAAGGAATGTCACTAGACCTGTTACTGGTTGTTGGCGAAAATCGTGGaagagatggagaagaagaggaTGGAGATTTTGAGAACCAAGGCGAAGAAAGCTTGCCAATCTAGCTGGATCAAGAATTTGATGGAGCTGCCAAATGGAGGGTATGAATATGAGCATGTAGCTTTCTTATCGTTGTGGCTTTCGAGGTTTGTTTTTCCTTCTCTTCCTGAGGATTGCATTGGGAGGCATGTTTTTCCGATTGCAGCATGTTTGTCACAGGGGAAGAGAGTTGCTCTTGCACCCGCCATCCTTTCGGGTCTTTTCAGAGACCTTAGCTTGCTAAAGAACCGAGTTCTTTCTGGTGAGGAGGAGATTTCGGTTTCTGGCCCCTTTCAGCTTTTGCAGTTGTGGGCTTTGGAGAGGTTTCCGAGTCCCCCGAAAGCTCTGAAACCTGGCGAGCCTAGGGCTGCCCGGTGGCACAAAGTAGCTTCTAAGTCAATCGGTCTGCCTCTTGTGAGAACCGTTTTTAAGTTGCAAGAGAATTTTCAGTGGCGTCCGTATTCTGCTGATTTGAGCAATTTGCGCCATTCCTCTTACTACAGAGAGAACAAGCCCGTATTTTTTGGTAGTGCTAAGCACGCAGATGAGAatttaaaatcttatgttaGGTGCTTGTGCCCTTCTGAGTTGATTGGAGTAGAAGATAGTAAAGAGAAGTATTTTCCGCACCGTGTGGCAATGCAGTTTGGAATTGATCAAGACCTTCCTGGTGAATTTCCAGGATTGGATTTTGCCGCCTGCAATGATATTGGTTTCTTTGTTCCGCCATGGTCTTTTGAGCCGTGTGTAACGGCTAGGTACTTGGATTGGTGGGAAAAATCAAAGTCTGCTCGTGCAGATGCAATCAGAAAAGAAGTCATGGTGGCAACACAGAAGATAAAGAGGTTCAATGCCTCCGTTACGGAGAGGAAATTGCAGATGCAAAAGGAATGTGCACAAACTTTGACAAAGTCTAAACCAGAAAAGAATTACTCCTATGTTATGCCTGAGGTCTCAAGAAAATCCAATACTACTTCAGAAAAGAAGACCTCTGCCATTCCCCCTAAGCAGGTCAAGAAAGAGTTGCCTGCTGATCATACtgacgatgatgatgatgatgatattccGCTTTCAGAACGAATGAATAGGAAATTCCCTAGGAAGGTTGAGAATGAGTCGGCTTCTGATCATAGCGATGATAGTAATGAAGATTTTCTCATTTCGGTACGATCAAGTCGCTCTGCAAATAGACCAGCTTGTTTGAGTAATACTTCCCCAAGCAGCGGATCCACAAAATGTGTTTCCTCAACCTCACTTATTCGAGGTGGAAGTGTGAGCAAACGGAAGTTAGTCACAAAAGCGGAAGGATTTCCGGCTAAGAAAAGAAGTGCTGTTGATTTTTGTAAAAGTCTTATGAAGATTGCTACAAAAGGGAAGAAGGCTGGTGAAGGGACAAATGTACAAGTTGATGTACCTTCCAGGATGGGAGACAAGCATAAAGTGGCAACTAAAGTATCAGAAAAGGCTGCTTCGAGAGAAGGGAAGAAAGCAATGCCTGAAGGGTCTTTCAAGAAACCTATGGGGGTTAATGACCATAAACGCAATCAACCTGAAAAAGGTTCTCtgaaagaagtaaaaaaaacaaagcCTGATGACTCCATGGAGAGTGTTGAAATACTAACGAGGGTTGCGAATCTGGAGAAACTTCTGGGGTTAAACTcaaaagagaaacaaaatcCTTAGGCAACTTGTTGGGCTTATGGATATATGCAATTATGGATGATTTAATATCTGTTCACTTTTTGCATTTTGTTAACTTATCAGGCTCACTGTCTTGGTGGAATATTTAGAGCTTATTCCAGGTTAGTAGTGAAATTTGTTACAAGCTaatgaacatatataagtgtttTTGCTTCTTGCTAGTTTAATTTGTTGTCAGTTGGCCAATCTACTGCTTAAGCTTCTGATGATGGTGGCATTGATGTAAACCACAGATGGTTTTTGGCATGATATCATTTGTTCGTGTCATGGTGATAAAGTAGTGTGGGATGGCAGGTCCAAACTTTTCTCCGCCGAGAACAGCAGCAGCCATCACAGATCATTGTAGGAAAATTCAAATTATGATCGGGGAAACAGGGTTGTTTGATATAATTTGTTGGGAAAGACTGTTCTATAATCTCTTGTTTTAATGAGTTGTTAAAATTATGATAGTAGTGTGATTGGTTTTTTCTCAAACTATGAATGATTGGCAAAGACTGTTCTACGGTCTAAGATAGATTTTAGGTATAACAGAACTGAAAGGTGTGCTGACTTGCCCTTTTTTATCCTTTCACTTAAGATGTCACCCTTGGGTTGGTTGTTTTactaatttttcattttcttagaTAGAATCTTCATTGTATCTAGAAACGTCGGTAGGAAGCTCTCACACCGGTGGGATCAGCGTGGGGTCAAATGAGACCAAAACACAGTGGCATTTGAATTGCACATATGATAGATTTCATTCATGTTTCAGACATCAAATTTACTGTCAGCACGCGAGACATTTttattctaaactactctaatttaTGTTGAAAGAGGGAATTCAAAGTTGGGTGCAAGAGGGCAAGCAAACTGACCTAATCCACATATGCAAAATAAAGTCGTTTTCTTGCTACAAATTACATAATCTCTTTACATTGCCAGCAAATTCCTGAGAAGATAAATGTGGATATGGTTGGAAATTCACTGAGATTTTTGCCAATTAAGGGAAAGGTAAACTTTTGGTTATGAAAATAATAGGAGGTTGTATTTTTGTCCTGCCCTGTCTCCAGCACAATTACAAGTACAaattaatattgaaaaaaaaaaaaacacaattttgctgttgttaaagaaaaaagaatgctTGGCTGTCCCTCCATATTTAGCAAACTTGACCTAGTCTGTTTTGGCTGTCCGAACTCAATGGTTTGGATAGAGGGAGCAAGCAAAAGAAACAATGTGAGGGATCAAGCTCTTGGTTCTTGAAGGACCAGAAACTAGCATTCTGGTTTTTCCAGAGCCAAGGCTGTTTTCATAACGTATCAGATCAATATCCCCCGTTTGTCTAACCAATTTCTCAGGCTTGTTTCATCTGCACTTGTTGGTTTCTTGGATCGAAGTGTGCCAaaggtttgaatttttttggtaTGTTGTGAGTGTTTTTTTCCTGGAATCCATGCAAGATTTGGATGACAATTTGAAGGTGGTTGCAATCGGATTAGAGTTGGCGAGGGAAAGAAAACGATGAATTGCTTCCAATGTTGCATGTCAGAAGAGAAAAACGCCAGGAAGTCATTAAAAAAGAGTATCAAGGAATACCATGACACCAAAACTTTAGCCTCTTTCGCTAACATCTCCTTCAAAACTGGTAAATTCTTCTCTCGGCGTAAATCTTCCCTGAAAAATCAAATGACGCCATTACTTTAAatgacatacatacatataatataCATGATTACTCTCTAATAGGGTATGGATCTGCGAAGAGGTCTTATTTTTCAATCCTTAAATAATATGTTACGGATTATAGCATGCATTCGTATATCAAAGATTTACGTCTTTTAACACTTTGGTCTATCAATCAAGTATTCATATCCAAGGCCTGCAATTTATCAGCTTTCTTACTTTACATATGTATGTACGCATACATATATTTATCTTTTATGTACTGTGGAAGATTTCACTTGAAAAATCCCCAATATATTTGTCATTGGCTTGATGGAGATTTGTCCTTTTGAAGGCTCACATTGGTTTTACCATACAAAAATCGACCTTCCCTCCTTAATATTTTGGCaaataattatcaaaatttTGACGTACATTTGTTGAAAATTATCTAATTTGCGACCACAACTTGTCCTATCTTCTGAAAGTTGGCTGCAGACCCTGATATATACCATCCAGTATACTAGTAATACTTAGCAGTGTGGAACAACAATTCAAACTGTCGGCCTCTATTGAGAATTTTAATCTGCAGATAGCAGCAGGAGGAAGTACATAGCCGAAGAGATAGCAAAGGTTGGGAAAGGAAACATTACGGCTCAGATTTTTACTTACCGGGAACTTTGTGTTGCAACTAACAACTTCCATCCAGACAATTTGCTTGGCGAAGGCGGTTTTGGGAGGGTTTACAAAGGGAAATTTGAAGGCACAGAACAAGTAGTATTTCCATCCATCTCTCTTCATTTCATCCCTTTTCTCTTTCCCCTCAACATACAATAATTTAGTTGGATCATAACCCCCATTGTTCGCTCGTTTCAGGTTGTTGCTGTTAAGCAACTAGACAGGAATGGATTCCAAGGAAACAGAGAGTTTCTTGTAGAAGTTTTGATATTAAGTCTTCTTCACCATGCCCACCTCGTCAATTTGGTTGGATATTGCGCGGATGGTGATCAGAGGATTCTGGCGTATGAGTACATGGCCAATGGATCCCTAGAGGACCATCTTCTTGGTAAGCACCAATTTACTAATTTGCATTTGCACGTTGCCCGCACTTAAGTAGATAACATTTATTAGTACTTGCTTTCTGATCGACAACAAAACTTTGACTCTCAGATTTAGCTCCAGGAAAAAAGGCCTTGGATTGGAATACTAGGATGAAAATTGCAGCGGGGGCAGCAAAAGGACTTGAATACTTACACGAACAAGCAAATCCTCCAGTGATATACCGGGatttcaaagcatccaacataCTCTTGGATGAGAACTTCAATCCAAAACTCTCCGATTTTGGTCTTGCAAAGTTAGGTCCAACAGGGGATATGACTCATGTATCCACCAGGGTGATGGGGACCTATGGCTACTGTGCACCTGAATATGCACTAACAGGGCAGTTGACAACGAAATCCGACCTTTACAGCTTTGGAGTTGTGTTTTTGGAGATAATCACAGGACGGAGAGTCATAGACAATAACAGACCAACTGAAGAGCAGAATTTAGTTACTTGGGTATGTTCATAATTTATAATCTCTCAAGCTATTTCGGAAAATCTCTTTGAAATCCTTCTATAATGGCTAATTTCCATAAAGTTAATAACACGATTTTTTGCAGGCACAACCATTATTTAAAGACAGAAGGAAGTTTACGTTAATGGCAGATCCATTGCTAGAAGGGAAGTACCCTATCAAGGGTCTTTACCAAGCTCTTGCTGTTGCAGCAATGTGTCTCCAAGAAGAAGCTGCTACACGACCGCTCATCAGTGACGTTGTAACGGCGTTAGCGTATTTAACCTTAGATGGCGAAGCAGGTGATACGGACGCTGACGGAAATGTCGACACTACTGATGGTGCGGGTGTTGAACGAGAGACATAATGAGAAAAGAAGCCTATGGAATTTAATGTTTCATGAAATCTAAATGTGATCATATCATGTTGTGTTGTTGCTAGATAGGCTGCTCTGTAAAATACCAACTCCGTGCCATTACCAATAAATCACTTCTCCTCTCCAGTTTTGGTGTTAGCATGCTGGTGAGATTTTTTGTGGTCATTCTGTACGTTGATTTAGAAGTTGGGACTTGTGACCCAAGAATTGTAAGTTTGATCATATAAGATTTGGGGAAGGTTAAGGCACTTTAACTAGGCAGGCCCAAATAACCCAAAAAGAGAACAAGCCTACCCCAGTTCAAAAGCGAGCGAGTTTTGAAC
This window of the Malus domestica chromosome 03, GDT2T_hap1 genome carries:
- the LOC103434689 gene encoding probable serine/threonine-protein kinase PBL23, translated to MNCFQCCMSEEKNARKSLKKSIKEYHDTKTLASFANISFKTDSSRRKYIAEEIAKVGKGNITAQIFTYRELCVATNNFHPDNLLGEGGFGRVYKGKFEGTEQVVAVKQLDRNGFQGNREFLVEVLILSLLHHAHLVNLVGYCADGDQRILAYEYMANGSLEDHLLDLAPGKKALDWNTRMKIAAGAAKGLEYLHEQANPPVIYRDFKASNILLDENFNPKLSDFGLAKLGPTGDMTHVSTRVMGTYGYCAPEYALTGQLTTKSDLYSFGVVFLEIITGRRVIDNNRPTEEQNLVTWAQPLFKDRRKFTLMADPLLEGKYPIKGLYQALAVAAMCLQEEAATRPLISDVVTALAYLTLDGEAGDTDADGNVDTTDGAGVERET
- the LOC103435042 gene encoding uncharacterized protein, whose protein sequence is MAADGAAAAEASPPRSPLSRIYEQREETMVSLKHGQKQKRRLARFLKPCATGFTTAVGPPKIPLLCEVFPHDLQQWPSKVFFKGWKIPQGKWDEWVDRLAGKYCSIWNQSGICDAILSSRYEIRGNNKNVLLGLVEFWSPETNTFVFPWGEATITLEDVMVLGGFSALGRNVTRPMEKKRMEILRTKAKKACQSSWIKNLMELPNGGYEYEHVAFLSLWLSRFVFPSLPEDCIGRHVFPIAACLSQGKRVALAPAILSGLFRDLSLLKNRVLSGEEEISVSGPFQLLQLWALERFPSPPKALKPGEPRAARWHKVASKSIGLPLVRTVFKLQENFQWRPYSADLSNLRHSSYYRENKPVFFGSAKHADENLKSYVRCLCPSELIGVEDSKEKYFPHRVAMQFGIDQDLPGEFPGLDFAACNDIGFFVPPWSFEPCVTARYLDWWEKSKSARADAIRKEVMVATQKIKRFNASVTERKLQMQKECAQTLTKSKPEKNYSYVMPEVSRKSNTTSEKKTSAIPPKQVKKELPADHTDDDDDDDIPLSERMNRKFPRKVENESASDHSDDSNEDFLISVRSSRSANRPACLSNTSPSSGSTKCVSSTSLIRGGSVSKRKLVTKAEGFPAKKRSAVDFCKSLMKIATKGKKAGEGTNVQVDVPSRMGDKHKVATKVSEKAASREGKKAMPEGSFKKPMGVNDHKRNQPEKGSLKEVKKTKPDDSMESVEILTRVANLEKLLGLNSKEKQNP